From Mytilus edulis chromosome 9, xbMytEdul2.2, whole genome shotgun sequence, the proteins below share one genomic window:
- the LOC139490130 gene encoding uncharacterized protein gives MTVHVFGNSPSPSVAFYGLRKSAETADQDVKDFVNRNFYVDDCLLSCQNVETAVDLVKRTQSALSSGGNLRLHKIASNSKYLLSQFPVDDLAKNLKDLKFENDCLPLQRSLGIAWDINTDCFTFQVAHDIKSFSKRGVLSTSNSLFMLFDPIGFTAPVAVRGKLLLRDMMTSLGHPEWDNPLPDTYLHPWKQWINTLPDLEQCRILHMYSDISYAEASNKEVHIFCDALKEAIDIATRGINPAELSNSIWIKGPEFRYNTSLGNLDKGPHQLVDADSDKEIRPEVQVAITQFVDQNNVHRLGTHRFSKFSEWRTLVRAISLLKQLVRNRARHNDKPEHVDVYKQPDALEQTQQFIIREVQTENYRHEIDSIKHGTSLHNNSSLSQLSPILDVDDTLRVGSRSQNYKDFSDLSKHPIILPKHHHISLLIVQHFHEKVAYQGRSLTDGAIRTAGFWILGSRRLVSSVLHKCVICRKLRGCFSWQQMADLPKDRLKPSPPFTFVGVDTFGPWPIAYRRFCGIQANQKR, from the exons ATGACTGTTCACGTATTTGGCAACAGTCCCTCGCCGTCAGTTGCATTTTATGGACTTCGAAAATCTGCTGAGACTGCTGATCAAGATGTGAAGGATTTTGTAAACCGCAACTTTTACGTGGACGATTGTCTGTTGTCGTGTCAAAATGTTGAGACAGCTGTTGATTTAGTTAAGAGAACACAAAGTGCATTGTCGAGTGGTGGTAATCTTAGGTTACATAAAATAGCCTCAAATAGCAAATATCTGTTAAGCCAGTTTCCTGTGGATGATCTGGCTAAAAATCTCAAAGATCTTAAATTTGAGAATGACTGCTTACCTTTGCAAAGAAGCCTAGGTATAGCTTGGGATATTAACACTGACTGTTTTACCTTTCAAGTAGCACATGATATCAAGTCATTTAGCAAGCGTGGCGTATTATCAACGAGCAACTCACTGTTCATGCTGTTTGATCCGATTGGCTTCACAGCCCCTGTTGCAGTTCGTGGTAAACTTCTCTTACGTGATATGATGACTTCATTAGGACACCCTGAATGGGATAACCCATTACCTGATACTTACCTGCATCCATGGAAACAGTGGATAAATACATTACCTGATCTTGAACAATGCCGTATTCTGCATATGTATAGTGACATCTCCTATGCAGAAGCTTCGAACAAAGAAGTTCATATCTTTTGTGATGCTTTAAAAGAAGCAATAG ATATTGCAACACGAGGAATTAACCCTGCAGAGTTATCAAACAGTATATGGATTAAGGGACCAGAATTTCGTTATAACACATCCCTTGGAAATTTAGATAAAGGTCCACATCAGTTGGTTGATGCTGATAGTGACAAGGAGATTCGCCCAGAGGTGCAAGTAGCTATAACACAATTTGTAGATCAAAATAATGTACATAGATTAGGAACACATAGATTCTCAAAGTTTTCAGAATGGAGAACTTTAGTCAGAGCAATTTCCTTATTGAAACAACTTGTTAGAAATCGAGCACGTCATAACGATAAACCTGAACATGTAGATGTATACAAACAACCAGATGCTCTTGAACAGACTCAACAATTCATAATACGTGAGGTTCAAACGGAAAATTATAGACACGAAATAGACAGTATCAAACATGGAACATCGTTACATAATAACAGTTCTCTCTCGCAACTATCGCCCATACTTGATGTTGATGATACCTTAAGAGTTGGTAGTCGCTCACAAAACTACAAAGATTTTTCAGATCTTTCAAAACATCCTATTATCTTACCAAAACACCACCATATATCATTACTTATTGTTCAACACTTCCATGAAAAAGTGGCTTATCAAGGCAGAAGCCTCACAGATGGTGCTATCCGTACAGCTGGTTTTTGGATTTTAGGCAGTCGTCGTTTAGTTTCCTCAGTGCTGCATAAATGTGTGATATGTCGTAAGCTTCGTGGTTGTTTCAGTTGGCAGCAAATGGCAGATTTGCCTAAGGACAGATTAAAACCATCCCCGCCATTTACATTCGTCGGTGTTGACACTTTTGGCCCATGGCCCATAGCTTATAGACGCTTTTGTGGAATACAAGCTAATCAGAAAAGATGA